ACTCGGCCGCCATCATAACACAACGTTGGAACACTAGTCTTCCTGGGCTTCATTCGTCAAGCAAAATTCGCTATGACTGTGAATTCAAAGTGCAAAGCAGTGAGGAACCATTTCGCCTTCCCCGTGGTATATACACTGTGATAACACGTCTCAAGTTTCGAAGAGATCCCGAAACAGAGGAATGCCTAGATTGGATACAGTTTAAGGGTGGCAATCGCTCACCAAGTCAACGCATTTGCAATGAGGTATCCATTGATGGGCCAGCAGGCCGTTTGATATTCGATGAACGTGATCGCGATGTAACTGTACTTATTCACATCGAGAAGAACAGAATGATTACCGAGCCACTAGAGTTACGGATGGTGTTAACTGCTCACTCCGAATGCAAGTATACGGGGGATTTCTTGTGTGACCCCCAGAATCTATATTCATGCATATCACGCTATTTTGTTCGTGACAATGTCACCAATTGCATGTATCCGTGTCGTGATGAGGTATCATGTTTCCATGATGTTGTCCCTGCTCCAGAAGTTGACACAACAAGTGTGGCCTTGTCTGCAATAACTTCTTTAATATTTACAATGTTGGGTGTGGGCTTTTGCATATGGATATGTTGGAAGTATTGGAACTGTATAACAGTGCAGCAGCGAGCACACGAAGATTCTGCACGAACTGGACGACGGCAGCATCGTCCTCAACATGAACAACGCGGTGCTTCTAGGGTATGTACTTTAACCTGTTTATTTAATATAACAAGGGCTATTTAAGGATAATTTGCATCTAGTTATgtacattttatataaaaataggaTTTGAAAAGTTTGCTAGGTAATTTCAGCTTGCCCCAGCAACGTTGAGGCAGAGTATATTATTTAATACCTCATATTCATATTTGTTTAATATGGTAAATACCACAGGAATTTTTTCTTGATCATACagcgaaaattttcaatatgtcATATTAGAAATTATTACTATATTGAAATGATAAATATGGCTACGTCTACTCCTCCAAGCACAGCTGAATCAACATCACTTCAAACAACAGATCATTGCTTTGTCtaacttaaaaaataaacaatttttaa
The genomic region above belongs to Stomoxys calcitrans chromosome 5, idStoCalc2.1, whole genome shotgun sequence and contains:
- the LOC106087597 gene encoding uncharacterized protein LOC106087597; translated protein: MNIANCITCLLWVLSTCCLVVSNAYRNIRLEDNLCANRLLVKIKNQFYGSSMTLLEDRDSAAIITQRWNTSLPGLHSSSKIRYDCEFKVQSSEEPFRLPRGIYTVITRLKFRRDPETEECLDWIQFKGGNRSPSQRICNEVSIDGPAGRLIFDERDRDVTVLIHIEKNRMITEPLELRMVLTAHSECKYTGDFLCDPQNLYSCISRYFVRDNVTNCMYPCRDEVSCFHDVVPAPEVDTTSVALSAITSLIFTMLGVGFCIWICWKYWNCITVQQRAHEDSARTGRRQHRPQHEQRGASRDAPVIELPTAPTFNIHATTANHNNSVTRPAHQEDAAKDLPPSYEELFPDR